The Bradysia coprophila strain Holo2 chromosome X unlocalized genomic scaffold, BU_Bcop_v1 contig_12, whole genome shotgun sequence genome window below encodes:
- the LOC119067414 gene encoding ankyrin repeat and KH domain-containing protein mask isoform X3 yields the protein MNSVGQSDSKKLESKVSVPSTSSTSSANGKNNMSSIVKSNNKFASTSSSPVKDTETYTDTDFQPPATDSSESDEESVSEILLACLCLRPDLLADLEEEIQDSCSDSCDHDVYIDETNDEDEEDDEDEDEIGPSEDEDYDIPNKAQMLVENFFFKPEILAGMKDNDQIHHDTNTNTNNRLEALLEAAAHENNVPVIRNATIALDEAAQALNRMRNESGPRDRSLISRSLMAACADNDVNTVRRLLGDGNNTINEGTDDGESLLSLACSAGYYELAQVLLAMSAQVEDRGQKNDCTPLMEAASAGHVDIIKLLLQHKADVNAQSSTGNTPLMYACAGGHVEAVRELLDKKANVEDHNENGHTPLMEAASAGHVEVAKILLQHGAGINTHSNEFKESALTLACYKGHLDMVRFLLEAGADQEHKTDEMHTALMEASMDGHVEVARLLLDSGAQVNMPTDSFESPLTLAACGGHVDLAMLLIERGANIEEVNDEGYTPLMEASREGHEEMVALLLAQNANINAQTEETQETALTLACCGGFLEVADYLLKHGADIELGASTPLMEAAQEGHIELVKFLLENGANGHAQTQTRDTALTYACENGHTDVAEVLLIYGAELEHESEGGRTPLMKSCRAGHICTIKFLISKGADVNRQSTNNDHTPLSLACAGGHQAVVELLLKSGADPFHKLKDNSTMLIEASKGGHIGVVQLLLDYPESMLTSAMASVGDVNGQIRIHENQALQVVVPQALKAQPQIPPQLSNVSMQQQQQQQQQQQMQQQQQQQQQQQQQQQQQQQQQQQQQMQQQQIQLNAPPGLHEVPEAIRVSNQQLFHNQGFNNHKEFIEHQIISNPIVIPKNLDNKARMRYFRNQGYKDGLAQGFRAPMGNVVGNVVNQSPLQQQQLMQQQQQQQQHLVMPSLVAASPATTNSNQNNQKSLLRKNRQAPAPFELSSIDGQAVRSQPIGEDKGATNMPNSDDILLDVPIQDTNLQLICDANGPPSSLMPSSAYVDVSNAAITQGAKASDNNAFLLTTSMPSMQSPVTSQSSTALFSTTIISAPTSTTHLSAPSEVSQNTAISDRPKVKPVSKKDGKNLRKAAPLLQPNQMVSICNNMPVIPKSEPNFQVLQQSLHNFSITHHQQQQQSSQQQQQSVIQPQQLLSTSQSHSVQLLQHPVTNSATTIVPNRQLSKQNNIQQQQQLQQQFNQQQQQANCSSTANPTNTSSSGPITSLSSSNNFSIADQTTAGNNIISIASNQQKLNDKIIQKMVAEIPNTILNKYRQRLIVDEQPKSPSETPPTLASGNLLASPTNSSKNAANNHNIEDISRIFCEVIRSELNANPPPEFILHQKPCNSTLQQQFSLQQQDKQCPGSFINQTEDHIHMFTVDDSQSESIEECGMYPAMEESLENFNADDVGSDGSRDQICNYEWADDIDVINVLHGVSEWPVALQEVAASCHEFADYANLIGINSACKMRWTGGQWPQQSQILADMSPLSTTGNVCDDTLGQRQQNQVMIDQQLHQQIQQQLCVEQFQLLNQLQNHPQQSPISLIPSAMELSQSPNMGMQSLPNQQIQNQLPSTGLLQQQQQQQSQTKFVFNVETDKTSPSLQLLFQLPSVQQVQQQSTAQSQQQKQLPCSNQAQTQTNLQVTPNSQPQQMLSTSVEVTEVNRSNQAQAQGQQQHCKEHSQVQVMQQQQQKSSYRIPENIFEMAEVNCSNQATQTTTGPVPTAIAIPSTGTTHHQQQQHQQQQQILSVPTETQTTTTTTTQQHQSQPQSAPIPSKVMGKKGTEKSRKERNRYAVMRQAPAGSQANTTQQYPAADAVPPAPEKTTIDVDSETDSNHDTALTMACAGGHEELVDLLITRGANIEHRDKKGFTPLILAATAGHEKVVNTLLKQGAEIEAQSERTKDTPLSLACSGGRYEVVEILLGVGANKEHRNVSDYTPLSLAASGGYVNIIKLLLTHGAEINSRTGSKLGISPLMLAAMNGHTAAVKMLLDMGSDINAQIETNRNTALTLACFQGRHEVVSLLLDRKANVEHRAKTGLTPLMEAASGGYIEVGRVLLDKGADVNAAPVPSSRDTALTIAADKGHLKFVDLLLNRGASVEVKNKKGNSPLWLAANGGHLAVVKVLYTHIADIDSQDNRRVSCLMAAFRKGHTKVVEWMVNHVTQFPSDQEMTRYISTVSDKELLEKCLDCVKTIRAAKEAQAVKANKNASILLEELDMERNREESRKAAAARRRERKKKKKLEKKEEKRKLLENNNDDKDESDKEDDSEKEDAPEPSTNNDKEEGDSGIDGSCSSTEAKMPEIEKSSKSKKNKNKKNKEARVANNSHVAAIEHPDAVPITNTATVPVSSATKKKDESNTNRNKSKDLSTPKSNDTKVDVQGNNSNSSNNNKFSVASDVKRDTIDNRKEKESSNRKEKENVAPKEEVKSTHKNDKKLEASDSGKAKTTTTEQPAAGNSRKSLVFGASRTQGEHEFDGDALYFNSSKNKHSKTYHHEDTKSNNSKHSTHLQTAVKREDGWKEVIRKSSIQQQAVTVETACKKVQVPVNAISRVIGRAGSNINAIRAATGAHIEVEKQGKNQSDRWITIKGSLDATKQAHVLITTLIKDPDVDILQMLPRVNVNAKPTPPISSNVWEKTVVASTQSGSNVSTSTATVIAKSKPTTIPSSVSTGPKITIAVSTKMTRPQPTKTIFTSSQSRTMAVTNVTNRLTTTTSSSDTVPKRIVSSAQSNVPPVCTKTTMSYTNAIMAFKNPKPIGPPSSSFTQKPSTAPIVDKKPTNSSVPISQNNQQHTIQSSPKHHFGTGTTNIPAPFSNVASSIQSHSSITSTASSVIAKTQFNQNSNETATSSKPSTTNVVRAITPIGQPISRTITPSPHQQHSSAALNIDNNNPIIHSHATNASGGLVNQLQTKINQLHQGNAQAHEYSLFNDSYRNQWEANKMYNTNNNSGFMENESLPKADASKAPGYRGTTMSSPVSSKTSSNSTTPPNSQQNLQPGLNISVSSMSMVGHQISPGQQSQLSSQQASGATQNLAGHSQPQFSGECQPGIIKPPTQQPIQPPISNSLAVQRPNINSSMQQNRQIDSFNMSNANANSGTSTNNRDQRPGFFDNNVRSGSLNMMGYNQVESIQSQFHQQNVQQRIPVNPLHVSRLNPRASEFSSLQNSTQQQQSQLQQQQSKHPQMHPNQGNYGVGLSNFQKLPFASNPIPQYNPAPGRPQSQPQSSNERWFSEYNHLNHTSPREILNIENGLALGIGSPAMSPNASQNIANGGLQNQLDDSRKMPRPIGTERASWKYGNYVGVTNIEPEIVSQPVPWLSMDKVQQNQQQPIQQPIPPNASGGLAWMQQNQQQPIQQQQQQQQQQQQQQQQQQQQQQQHMSRNAYVDDLHLKDFYQQPPIDYFQPLSNQPNINLMQYQQLIPPEIGQQPAEPWEQHDKHGWSSKWTN from the exons GCCGATCTGGAGGAAGAAATTCAAGATTCGTGTTCAGATAGTTGCGATCATGATGTTTACATCGACGAAACAAATGACGAAGACGAAGAAGATGATGAGGACGAAGATGAAAta GGTCCCAGCGAGGATGAAGATTACGATATTCCGAACAAAGCGCAGATgttagttgaaaattttttcttcaaaccGGAGATTCTAGCTGGCATGAAGGACAATGATCAAATTCACCATGACACCAACACAAATACCAATAACCGATTGGAAGCATTACTGGAAGCAGCTg CTCATGAAAATAATGTGCCTGTTATTAGAAATGCCACAATTGCTTTAGATGAGGCTGCGCAAGCTTTGAATCGAATGCGTAATGAAAGTGGTCCTCGTGATAGAAG TTTGATTTCGCGATCTCTTATGGCTGCCTGTGCCGATAATGACGTAAACACTGTTCGTCGTCTGCTCGGCGATGGCAACAACACCATTAACGAAGGTACCGACGATGGTGAATCACTACTTTCATTAGCTTGTTCAGCTGGCTACTATGAACTTGCACAG GTTCTGTTGGCTATGTCGGCACAAGTGGAAGATCGTGGTCAAAAGAATGATTGTACACCGTTGATGGAAGCCGCATCGGCCGGTCATGTTGacatcataaaattactgtTACAACATAAAGCCGATGTGAATGCACAATCGTCCACGGGAAACACACCACTGATGTATGCTTGTGCGGGCGGTCATGTGGAAGCTGTTCGTGAATTATTGGATAAAAAGGCAAATGTCGAAGATCACAACGAAAACGGTCACACTCCGCTAATGGAAGCTGCATCGGCTGGCCACGTTGAAGTAGCCAAa ATTCTTCTTCAACATGGTGCCGGCATCAATACCCATTCGAACGAGTTCAAGGAAAGTGCGTTGACGTTGGCTTGCTATAAAGGTCATCTGGATATGGTACGTTTTCTGTTGGAGGCGGGCGCAGATCAGGAACACAAAACCGATGAAATGCACACGGCACTAATGGAGGCGTCTATGGACGGACACGTTGAAGTGGCCAGATTACTACTTGACTCTGGCGCTCAAGTGAATATGCCAACTGATTCGTTCGAATCGCCATTAACTTTAGCTGCATGTGGTGGTCATGTTGACCTAGCCATGCTTCTGATTGAACGCGGTGCCAATATCGAAGAGGTCAACGATGAGGGATACACGCCACTGATGGAAGCTTCTCGTGAAGGTCACGAAGAAATGGTCGCCTTGCTACTGGCACAAA ATGCCAATATTAACGCTCAAACGGAAGAAACTCAAGAGACGGCTTTGACACTGGCATGTTGTGGTGGATTTTTGGAAGTGGCTGACTATTTACTAAAGCACGGGGCTGATATCGAATTGGGTGCTTCAACTCCATTGATGGAAGCTGCTCAGGAGGGTCACATTGagctggtcaaatttttgcttgaaaatGGCGCAAACGGTCACGCTCAAACGCAAACCCGTGACACAGCATTAACCTATGCTTGCGAAAATGGTCACACCGACGTTGCCGAAGTGTTACTAATTTATGGTGCTGAACTGGAACACGAGTCCGAGGGCGGCCGAACGCCACTGATGAAGTCTTGCCGGGCTGGTCACATTTGTACGATTAAATTTCTGATTAGCAAAGGGGCTGATGTGAATCGTCAATCAACAAATAATGACCATACACCGTTGTCATTGGCTTGTGCTGGTGGCCATCAAGCCGTTGTTGAACTTTTGCTGAAAAGTGGTGCCGATCCGTTCCATAAGCTTAAGGATAACAGTACAATGCTAATCGAGGCATCGAAAGGTGGCCATATTGGCGTTGTTCAATTGTTACTAGATTATCCCGAGTCGATGTTAACATCAGCTATGGCATCAGTTGGAGATGTTAACGGACAAATTCGGATCCATGAGAATCAAGCGCTGCAAGTTGTTGTTCCACAG GCGTTGAAAGCGCAGCCACAGATACCACCGCAGCTCAGCAACGTATCAatgcagcagcagcagcagcaacaacaacaacagcaaatgcagcaacagcagcagcaacaacaacaacaacaacagcaacaacagcagcagcagcagcaacaacagcagcagcaaatGCAGCAACAACAAATCCAATTAAATGCACCACCTGGCCTTCACGAAGTTCCAGAAGCTATAAGAGTATCGAACCAGCAACTTTTCCATAATCAAGGCTTTAATAACCACAAAGAATTCATTGAGCATCAAATTATATCGAATCCCATTGTAATACCAAAAAATCTGGATAACAAAGCTAGAATGCGATACTTTCGCAATCAGGGCTACAAAGACGGTCTTGCGCAGGGCTTTCGAGCGCCAATGGGAAATGTTGTCGGCAATGTGGTTAACCAATCACCGCTGCAGCAACAACAATTGatgcaacagcaacaacaacaacaacaacatctcGTCATGCCAAGCCTTGTAGCAGCATCGCCAGCCACTACCAATTCGAatcaaaacaatcaaaaaagtCTTCTACGTAAAAATCGTCAAGCACCGGCTCCATTCGAGTTGAGTTCGATTGATGGTCAAGCGGTTCGTTCGCAACCGATCGGCGAGGATAAAGGTGCTACCAATATGCCCAATTCGGATGACATTTTG TTGGACGTTCCTATTCAAGACACAAATCTTCAATTAATTTGTGATGCAAATGGTCCACCATCTAGTTTAATGCCATCATCAGCGTATGTGGATGTTTCGAATGCAGCTATCACTCAAG GCGCCAAAGCATCCGACAACAATGCGTTTCTGCTGACCACATCAATGCCATCGATGCAATCGCCAGTCACAAGTCAATCATCCACTGCACTCTTTTCCACAACAATAATATCAGCTCCTACGTCGACAACCCATTTATCCGCACCATCCGAAGTATCTCAAAATACAGCGATTAGCGATCGACCAAAAGTTAAACCAGTTTCGAAAAAAGACGGCAAAAATCTACGCAAAGCTGCACCGCTCTTACAACCAAACCAGATGGTATCCATTTGCAATAACATG CCTGTGATACCAAAATCGGAACCAAATTTTCAAGTGTTGCAACAATCTTTACACAACTTTAGTATTACCCATCATCAGCAACAGCAACAATCAtcacagcagcagcagcaatcTGTTATTCAGCCTCAGCAATTGTTATCGACTAGCCAATCGCATAGCGTTCAATTGCTTCAACATCCCGTGACAAATTCGGCTACAACTATTGTCCCGAATCGTCAATTGAGCAAGCAAAATAACatacaacagcagcagcagctaCAACAACAATTcaatcaacaacaacagcaagcGAATTGTTCGTCCACTGCCAATCCAACAAATACATCGAGTAGTGGACCGATAACATCGTTGTCATCATCCAATAACTTTTCGATCGCTGATCAAACAACAGCCGGAAACAATATCATTTCGATTGCCAGCAACCAACAAAAACTCAACGATAAAATAATCCAGAAGATGGTCGCTGAAATTCCAAATACCATTCTAAACAAGTATCGGCAAAGGTTAATTGTTGACGAACAACCAAAATCGCCTTCTGAGACGCCGCCCACACTGGCCAGTGGTAATCTACTTGCCTCACCAACAAATAGTTCTAAAAACGCTGCCAATA ATCACAACATTGAAGACATTTCTCGTATATTCTGTGAAGTTATTCGATCCGAACTGAATGCAAATCCGCCGCCTGAATTTATCTTGCATCAGAAACCGTGTAACTCAACACTGCAACAGCAGTTTTCGCTTCAACAGCAAGACAAACAATGTCCAG GTTCATTCATCAATCAAACGGAAGATCACATTCACATGTTTACCGTCGACGATTCGCAATCCGAATCGATCGAAGAATGTGGAATGTATCCCGCTATGGAGGAATCACTGGAAAATTTCAATGCCGATGACGTTGGATCGGATGGTTCACGTGATCAAATTTGTAACTATGAGTGGGCCGATGACATCGACGTCATCAATGTTCTTCATGGTGTATCCGAGTGGCCTGTAGCTTTACAA GAGGTTGCAGCCAGCTGCCATGAATTTGCTGATTATGCGAACTTAATTGGTATTAATTCGGCGTGCAAAATGCGATGGACTGGTGGTCAGTGGCCTCAGCAATCACAAATTCTGGCTGATATGTCACCATTATCCACGACTGGCAATGTATGCGACGACACACTGGGTCAGCGTCAACAGAACCAAGTCATGATTGATCAACAGCTTCATCAACAGATTCAACAACAATTATGCGTAGAACAGTTTCAGTTGCTGAACCAGCTTCAG AACCATCCACAACAATCTCCAATATCACTGATTCCATCTGCAATGGAGCTATCCCAATCGCCCAATATGGGAATGCAATCATTGCCCAATCAGCAAATACAAAATCAATTACCATCGACCGGATTActacaacaacagcagcagcagcaatcTCAAACAAAGTTTGTGTTCAATGTTGAAACGGACAAAACGTCGCCATCTCTGCAATTGCTATTTCAATTACCATCGGTGCAACAAGTTCAACAGCAGTCCACTGCCCAATCCCAGCAACAAAAGCAACTGCCTTGTTCCAACCAAGCTCAAACCCAAACCAATTTACAAGTGACACCAAATTCGCAGCCCCAACAAATGTTATCAACTTCTGTGGAGGTGACTGAG GTCAATCGTTCAAATCAAGCCCAAGCCCAAGGGCAGCAACAACATTGCAAAGAACATTCTCAAGTCCAGGTGATGCAGCAACAGCAGCAGAAATCTTCATACCGAATcccagaaaacatttttgaaatggcCGAG GTGAATTGTTCGAATCAGGCCACACAAACAACCACTGGTCCAGTTCCCACAGCCATTGCCATTCCTTCTACGGGCACCACTCATcatcaacaacagcaacatcaacagcaacaacaaattttgtcAGTGCCAACCGAAACACAAACTACTACAACCACAACCACCCAACAGCATCAAAGTCAACCGCAATCAGCCCCGATCCCCAGCAAAGTGATGGGTAAGAAAGGAACGGAAAAGTCGCGCAAGGAACGTAACCGATACGCTGTGATGAGACAAGCACCAGCTGGAAGTCAAGCAAACACCACTCAACAATATCCGGCTGCAGATGCCGTTCCGCCAGCACCTGAAAAGACAACAATTGATGTTGATTCAGAAACTGATTCGAACCACGACACAGCCCTGACAATGGCTTGTGCTGGTGGTCACGAGGAATTGGTCGATTTGCTGATTACTCGCGGTGCCAATATTGAACATCGTGACAAGAAGGGATTTACGCCGTTGATTTTGGCTGCAACCGCTGGACACGAGAAAGTGGTTAACACGTTGCTGAAGCAAGGAGCTGAAATCGAGGCCCAATCGGAACGAACAAAAGATACTCCTTTGTCGTTAGCATGTTCTGGTGGACGATATGAGGTTGTCGAGATTCTCTTAGGCGTTGGTGCAAATAAGGAACATCGAAACGTATCCGACTATACGCCACTTAGTTTGGCCGCGAGTGGTGGCTATGTGAACATTATCAAATTGTTGCTGACCCATGGAGCTGAAATCAATTCCAGAACTGGCAGCAAGCTTGGTATTTCTCCGCTAATGTTGGCAGCAATGAATGGTCATACTGCCGCTGTTAAAATGCTGCTCGATATGGGCTCCGATATCAACGCCCAAATCGAAACGAATCGAAATACGGCATTGACCCTAGCCTGTTTTCAAGGACGACACGAAGTGGTTAGCTTACTTTTGGATCGTAAAGCAAACGTTGAGCATCGAGCGAAAACGGGTCTAACGCCTCTTATGGAAGCTGCATCTGGTGGCTACATTGAAGTGGGTCGCGTTTTATTGGACAAAGGAGCTGACGTAAATGCGGCGCCTGTGCCAAGTTCTCGTGACACTGCACTTACAATTGCTGCCGATAAGGGGCATTTGAAGTTTGTGGACCTGCTGCTGAATCGTGGTGCATCGGTCGAAGTTAAGAACAAAAAGGGAAATTCTCCACTGTGGCTGGCAGCTAATGGGGGCCACTTAGCTGTCGTCAAAGTACTGTACACTCATATCGCTGACATCGATTCGCAAGATAATCGCCGTGTGTCTTGTTTGATGGCGGCTTTTCGGAAGGGACATACCAAAGTCGTCGAGTGGATGGTCAATCATGTGACACAGTTTCCTTCTGATCAAGAAATGACTCGCTACATCAGCACAGTCAGTGATAAGGAATTATTGGAAAAGTGTCTTGACTGCGTAAAAACGATTCGTGCTGCAAAGGAGGCACAGGCTGTTAAAGCCAACAAAAACGCTTCAATTTTGCTAGAGGAATTGGATATGGAACGGAATCGTGAAGAAAGTCGTAAAGCGGCAGCAGCAAGACGTCGTGAacggaaaaagaagaagaagctgGAAAAGAAGGAAGAGAAACGCAAATTGCTGGAAAATAACAACGACGACAAGGATGAGTCGGACAAAGAGGATGACAGCGAAAAGGAAGATGCACCCGAACCTAGTACGAACAACGATAAGGAGGAAGGTGACTCCGGAATCGATGGATCCTGTTCGAGTACAGAAGCTAAAATGCCTGAAATTGAGAAGTCGAGTAAGTCGAAAAAGAACaagaacaagaaaaataaGGAAGCACGCGTTGCGAACAACAGTCACGTGGCAGCAATCGAACATCCAGATGCCGTGCCAATAACAAATACAGCAACGGTACCGGTATCATCGgcgacaaaaaagaaagatgAATCGAATACGAATCGCAATAAATCAAAAGACTTGAGCACTCCCAAATCAAACGACACCAAGGTGGACGTGCAGGGAAACAACAGCAACAGTAGTAACAACAACAAGTTCAGCGTTGCAAGCGATGTGAAAAGGGACACAATCGATAACCggaaagaaaaagaatcgtCCAATCGGAAGGAGAAAGAGAATGTTGCGCCCAAAGAAGAAGTTAAgtcaacacacaaaaatgataAGAAATTGGAAGCCAGTGACAGTGGAAAAGCAAAAACCACTACCACCGAGCAGCCGGCAGCGGGAAATAGTAGAAAATCTTTGGTATTTGGCGCGAGCAGAACTCAAGGTGAGCACGAGTTCGATGGCGATGCACTCTACTTCAACTCATCGAAAAACAAGCACAGTAAGACCTACCATCACGAGGATACAAAAAGCAACAATTCGAAACATTCTACTCACCTTCAAACAGCTGTTAAACGTGAAGACGGTTGGAAGGAAGTAATTCGAAAAAGTTCTATTCAGCAACAAGCTGTTACTGTCGAAACGGCCTGCAAAAAAGTTCAGGTGCCTGTTAACGCAATATCGCGTGTGATTGGTCGGGCGGGTAGTAACATAAATGCTATACGAGCTGCTACTGGAGCCCACATTGAAGTTGAAAAGCAGGGCAAAAATCAAAGCGACCGTTGGATTACGATCAAAGGCTCATTGGACGCGACCAAACAAGCTCACGTTCTTATCACGACCCTGATCAAGGACCCAGATGTCGACATACTGCAAATGTTACCAAGAGTGAATGTAAATGCAAAGCCGACTCCACCTATTTCATCCAATGTATGGGAAAAGACTGTCGTCGCAAGTACACAGAGCGGATCGAATGTATCTACATCAACAGCGACTGTCATTGCTAAGTCCAAACCAACAACCATACCGAGTAGTGTCAGCACTGGTCCGAAAATTACAATTGCTGTGTCTACTAAAATGACGCGTCCGCAGCCGACCAAAACAATATTCACTTCGTCACAATCTCGTACCATGGCTGTTACAAATGTAACCAATCGATTGACCACGACTACAAGTTCATCGGACACTGTACCCAAACGTATAGTTTCCAGCGCCCAATCGAATGTACCACCGGTTTGCACCAAGACTACTATGTCTTACACGAACGCAATCATGGCATTCAAGAATCCAAAGCCAATCGGACCACCTAGCAGCTCCTTTACGCAAAAGCCTAGCACAGCGCCAATAGTTGACAAAAAACCAACGAACTCATCGGTCCCCATTTCTCAGAACAATCAACAGCATACCATCCAGTCATCCCCGAAACATCATTTTGGCACTGGAACTACGAATATTCCAGCACCATTTAGCAACGTCGCTTCATCAATTCAATCACATTCGTCTATAACCAGCACGGCTTCTAGTGTCATCGCAAAAACGcagttcaatcaaaattcgaatGAAACTGCCACCTCCTCAAAGCCATCCACGACGAATGTAGTACGAGCTATTACACCAATTGGTCAACCAATCAGCCGCACCATTACCCCATCTCCACATCAACAACATTCGTCCGCTGCCTTGAACATCGACAACAATAATCCGATCATTCATTCACACGCGACGAATGCAAGTGGCGGCTTAGTGAATCAATTGCAAaccaaaatcaatcaattgcATCAAGGCAATGCCCAGGCACACGAGTATTCCTTGTTCAACGATTCATATCGCAATCAATGGGAAGCGAACAAAATGTACAACACCAACAACAATTCCGGTTTCATGGAAAACGAATCTTTGCCGAAGGCAGATGCATCTAAGGCTCCCGGATATCGTGGTACAACCATGAGCTCACCAGTTAGCTCGAAGACGTCAAGCAATTCGACAACACCTCCGAATTCGCAACAAAATTTGCAGCCAGGTCTGAATATTTCCGTGTCCAGTATGTCTATGGTCGGTCATCAAATTTCACCTGGTCAACAAAGTCAGTTGTCGTCGCAACAGGCATCTGGTGCAACGCAAAATCTAGCTGGTCATTCACAGCCGCAATTCTCTGGTGAATGTCAGCCGGGCATCATTAAACCGCCGACGCAACAACCAATTCAACCACCAATATCAAATAGCTTAGCTGTACAACGTCCAAATATCAATTCGTCGATGcaacaaaatcgacaaatcgaTTCGTTTAATATGTCAAACGCTAATGCAAACAGTGGAACATCGACAAATAATCGCGACCAGAGACCGGGTTTCTTCGACAATAACGTACGAAGTGGATCGCTGAACATGATGGGTTACAATCAAGTGGAATCGATCCAATCCCAATTCCATCAACAGAATGTTCAACAACGAATTCCAGTGAATCCGCTCCATGTGTCTCGTTTAAATCCACGCGCATCGGAGTTTTCATCGTTACAGAATTCGACTCAGCAACAACAGTCACAACTTCAACAACAGCAGTCGAAGCATCCCCAGATGCATCCGAATCAAGGAAACTATGGTGTCGGATTGagtaatttccaaaaactgccGTTCGCATCAAATCCAATACCACAATACAATCCTGCGCCCGGACGACCACAATCTCAACCCCAATCGAGCAACGAACGCTGGTTCTCCGAATACAATCATTTGAATCATACGTCACCCCGTGAAATTCTGAACATCGAAAATGGTCTTGCTCTCGGCATAGGCTCACCGGCAATGTCGCCGAATGCATCGCAGAATATCGCCAATGGTGGCTTACAGAACCAGCTCGACGATTCCCGTAAAATGCCTCGACCAATCGGTACCGAGCGAGCATCGTGGAAATATGGGAACTACGTCGGTGTAACCAATATCGAACCGGAAATCGTTAGCCAACCCGTTCCCTGGCTGTCTATGGATAAGGTGCAACAAAATCAACAGCAACCGATTCAGCAGCCGATCCCACCGAATGCAAGTGGTGGACTCGCTTGGATGCAgcaaaatcaacaacaaccgattcagcagcaacaacaacagcagcagcagcagcagcagcaacaacaacaacagcagcagcagcagcagcagcataTGTCGCGCAATGCCTACGTGGATGATCTCCATCTAAAAGATTTCTATCAG CAACCTCCAATTGATTATTTTCAACCGCTATCCAATCAACCGAACATTAATTTGATGCAGTACCAGCAATTGATACCACCGGAAATCGGACAACAACCAGCCGAACCGTGGGAACAACATGATAAGCAT GGTTGGTCATCCAAATGGACAAATTAA